One Ricinus communis isolate WT05 ecotype wild-type chromosome 7, ASM1957865v1, whole genome shotgun sequence genomic region harbors:
- the LOC125370620 gene encoding uncharacterized mitochondrial protein AtMg00300-like translates to MKISRRALVIMKGEKVAANLYMFLGETVHEAEASDASSSSSERFAMVWHQKLGHMFEQGIKVLAEKNLLPSLTKVSLPFCEHCITSKQHQLQFNTSNSRSKNVLELVHSDVWQALVSSLGGAKYFVSFKTYKARVELDSSNKIKCLRTDN, encoded by the coding sequence ATGAAGATTAGCCGAAGAGCGCTTGTAAttatgaaaggagaaaaagttGCTGCTAATTTGTATATGTTTTTAGGAGAGACCGTGCATGAAGCAGAAGCATCAGATGCTTCAAGTAGTTCGAGTGAGAGATTTGCAATGGTGTGGCATCAGAAGCTTGGACATATGTTTGAACAAGGCATTAAGGTTCTTGCTGAGAAAAATCTACTTCCTAGTCTCACAAAGGTGTCATTACCCTTTTGTGAGCATTGCATAACAAGCAAGCAGCATCAACTACAGTTTAATACATCCAATTCTAGAAGCAAGAATGTTTTAGAATTAGTTCACTCTGATGTATGGCAAGCACTGGTTTCATCACTAGGAGGAGCTAAGTACTTTGTGTCCTTTAAAACTTACAAAGCGCGGGTTGAACTTGATTCAAGCAATAAGATCAAGTGTTTGAGGACAGATAATTGA